The ANME-2 cluster archaeon DNA window CGGGCTGACGGCAGTAATATACCTTCTGGCCAGGAACAGAGGTTATTCTATGTTCATAACACGCATCAATATCAGCATCTTATGTGCGCACCTGCTGGATGCATCATCCACTTTTGTTGGTGTGGATTATCTGGGATATTATGAAAAACACGTTGTACCCACCATTCTGATCGATCTTGCAGGGACAGCCGCAATCATGGTTCCGTTAAAGCTTATTATATTCATTCCGGTAATATTCATACTTGATACCCAGTTCGATGAGGACGTTGAGTCCAGACAGCTCAAGGACCTGATGAAACTGACCATCATAGTACTGGGCCTGGCACCTGCCACACGTAACTCTATTAGGATGGTACTCGGGATATGAACCAGAACGAACAGTACTATTATGTCGAAAGGAAAGGTTTTACCACTGAGGCAAAGGCATACCTGACACCACTGCGCCCCTACCTTCTTGTTATTATTACTTTGTTCCTGCTTGCAACGGCAGCAGGATATGTATCAGCGTACTTTAACCCTGATATCATTGACGAACTAATGGGACAATTCGGAGAAACATACGACTGGATCGCAGAAGAATCACCCATAATGATCATGCTGTTCATTTTCGCAAACAATACAATAAACAGTTTTATTGCTATGCTGCTTGGTACTTTTTTCGGCATCTGGCCCGTCATCTTCATTCTGGTCAATGGTTATTTCATTGGTGTGGTGGTTTTCAGTTCAGTACAGGAGTATGGTATACTTGTGGTACTGTTTGCCATGTTGCCACATGGTATCATTGAACTGCCCATGATATTTATCAGTGCCAGTATGGGCCTGAGACTTGGGGTTCTTGCATTTCAGAAAATATTCAGGATAAAAGAAGAAGAGATCAGGTTTAAATATGAACTGTTCAGTGCCATCAGGTTCTTTGTCACAGTGATCGTCCCGTTATTGTTCATTGCAGCTATTATCGAGACCTTTATCACGTCAACCATACTTTATATATTGACTTCCTAAGGCTGTCCTTTATAGAAGGGTTCACGATTTTTCATTGCTTGATAGAATAAAGTTACAAGCTCACTGTCACTGGCATGGCTTACATCCACAAGGTTGTCATTTCTAAGCAGGCAGGGTTTTAGTTTACCGTCGCATGTCACCCTTAGCCGGTTGCAGTTGGCACAGAACACTGAATTATCAATAGGCTTCACGAGTTCGATCTCTACACCATCCACCATGTATTTCTTCCGGCGATGCATCTTTCGCTCTATCACGGATGATGCCCTGGATTCAAGTTCTTTTTTGATAATATCCATTTCCATAAGCAATCCGTCATTGCTAAAGTCCATGGGTTCTATCATCTGCAGGATCACGTTCCCGTCGAATCTTTTTATAAAAGATATCATGTCATTAAGTTCACCAGAATTGACACCTTCCAGCATCACCATATTTAGCTTGATCGGGGTCAACCCTGCATCCACTGCAGCATATACCCCGTCCAGCACCTGCTGATGGATGTTACTGCTGCACCGGCATATTTTAGCATAGGTATCGGGGTTCAGTGTATCAAGGCTGATATTAACTCTGTCAAGTCCGGCTGCCTTTAGCCCTTCGGCTCTTTTGGATAACAGCACCCCGTTTGTTGTGGCTGAAACATTTTTAAGCTTGGGAAGCCTTGCCAGTATTTCCTCGAAATCTGTCCTGACCAATGGCTCACCTCCTGAGAACTTCACTTTTCTTACACCCAGGCTGGCTGCCTTATTGATGATCCTGATAATAAGCTCAACACTCATGTCTGCCTCATGGCCGCTCTGCCCTTCGTTGTGGCAGTAGAAACAATTAAGATTGCATTTACTTGTTATTGATACACGCAGGCTTGTTATTTTGCGGCCGTATGAGTCTATGAGTATATGGGATTCCATTTAATCTGGTTAATTGGAAATGAATATGTTAAATGTATTGATTTTAAGGTCTGGATCTACTGTGGAAATTATGATAACAGGTGTCCGTGATAATTGGGAGTTATTAAATAATCGATATGATTAGAATCAATATATTCAAAATATAACTTATTCGATATATTATAGGGCAACGTTCATACTGTTCTAAGTATTTTT harbors:
- a CDS encoding stage II sporulation protein M yields the protein MNQNEQYYYVERKGFTTEAKAYLTPLRPYLLVIITLFLLATAAGYVSAYFNPDIIDELMGQFGETYDWIAEESPIMIMLFIFANNTINSFIAMLLGTFFGIWPVIFILVNGYFIGVVVFSSVQEYGILVVLFAMLPHGIIELPMIFISASMGLRLGVLAFQKIFRIKEEEIRFKYELFSAIRFFVTVIVPLLFIAAIIETFITSTILYILTS
- the moaA gene encoding GTP 3',8-cyclase MoaA, giving the protein MESHILIDSYGRKITSLRVSITSKCNLNCFYCHNEGQSGHEADMSVELIIRIINKAASLGVRKVKFSGGEPLVRTDFEEILARLPKLKNVSATTNGVLLSKRAEGLKAAGLDRVNISLDTLNPDTYAKICRCSSNIHQQVLDGVYAAVDAGLTPIKLNMVMLEGVNSGELNDMISFIKRFDGNVILQMIEPMDFSNDGLLMEMDIIKKELESRASSVIERKMHRRKKYMVDGVEIELVKPIDNSVFCANCNRLRVTCDGKLKPCLLRNDNLVDVSHASDSELVTLFYQAMKNREPFYKGQP